Proteins encoded in a region of the Mycobacterium branderi genome:
- a CDS encoding acyl-CoA dehydrogenase family protein, producing the protein MPDTHVVTNQVPPLEDHNPATSPVLVEALIREGGQWGLDEVTELGAISGSAQAQRWGELADRNRPILHTHDRYGHRIDEVEYDPAYHELMRTAIAHGLHAAPWAETKPGAHVVRAAKTSVWTAEPGHMCPISMTYAVVPALRHNPELAKVYEPLLTSRVYDPELKVPTAKAGITAGMSMTEKQGGSDVRAGTTQATRNADGSYRLTGHKWFTSAPMCDIFLVLAQAPGGLSCFLLPRVLPDGSRNRMLLQRLKDKLGNHANASSEVEYDGAVAWLVGEEGRGVPTIIEMVNLTRLDCALGSATSMRSGLTRAVHHAQHRKAFGAYLIDQPLMRNVLADLAVEAEAATMVAMRMAGATDNAVRGDQTEALLRRIGLAAAKYWVCKRATPHAAEAMECLGGNGYIEDFGMPRLYREAPLMGIWEGSGNVSALDTLRAMATRPECVEVLFADLAKSAGQDPRLDAHVERLRPQLEDLETIQYRARRVAEDICLALQGSLLVRHGHPAVAEAFLATRLGGQWGGAYGTMPTGLDLAPILERAMVKG; encoded by the coding sequence ATGCCAGACACGCATGTCGTCACCAACCAGGTCCCGCCACTGGAGGACCACAACCCCGCCACGTCGCCGGTTCTCGTCGAGGCGCTGATCCGCGAGGGCGGGCAGTGGGGTCTCGACGAGGTCACCGAACTCGGCGCGATCTCCGGCAGCGCCCAAGCCCAGCGCTGGGGCGAGTTGGCCGACCGCAACCGGCCGATCCTGCACACCCACGACCGCTACGGCCACCGCATCGACGAGGTGGAGTACGACCCGGCGTATCACGAGCTGATGCGCACGGCTATCGCGCACGGCCTGCATGCCGCGCCGTGGGCGGAAACAAAGCCCGGCGCGCATGTGGTGCGGGCGGCCAAGACCAGCGTCTGGACCGCCGAACCCGGCCATATGTGCCCGATCTCGATGACCTACGCCGTCGTCCCGGCATTGCGGCACAACCCGGAGCTGGCAAAGGTTTACGAGCCGCTGCTGACCAGCCGGGTCTACGACCCGGAACTCAAGGTGCCGACGGCCAAGGCCGGAATCACCGCCGGCATGTCGATGACCGAAAAGCAGGGCGGCTCCGACGTTCGCGCCGGCACCACCCAGGCCACCCGCAACGCCGACGGCAGCTATCGTCTCACCGGACACAAGTGGTTCACCTCGGCGCCGATGTGCGACATCTTCCTGGTGTTGGCCCAGGCGCCGGGCGGGCTGTCGTGCTTCTTGCTGCCGCGGGTGCTGCCCGACGGCAGCCGCAACCGAATGTTGTTGCAGCGGCTCAAGGACAAGCTGGGCAACCACGCCAATGCGTCCAGCGAGGTCGAGTACGACGGGGCAGTCGCCTGGCTGGTCGGCGAGGAGGGTCGCGGCGTGCCGACCATCATCGAGATGGTCAACCTGACGCGGCTGGACTGTGCGCTGGGCAGCGCCACCAGCATGCGCAGCGGGCTGACCCGGGCTGTCCATCACGCCCAGCACCGCAAGGCGTTCGGCGCGTATCTGATCGACCAGCCGCTCATGCGTAATGTGCTGGCGGACTTGGCGGTTGAGGCCGAGGCGGCCACGATGGTCGCGATGCGCATGGCCGGCGCCACCGACAACGCGGTGCGCGGCGACCAGACCGAGGCGCTGCTGCGCCGGATCGGGTTGGCCGCCGCCAAGTACTGGGTGTGCAAGCGAGCCACCCCGCACGCCGCCGAGGCGATGGAATGTCTGGGTGGCAACGGCTACATCGAGGACTTCGGCATGCCGCGGCTGTACCGGGAGGCGCCGCTGATGGGCATCTGGGAGGGCTCCGGCAATGTCAGTGCGCTGGATACCTTGCGCGCCATGGCAACTCGGCCCGAATGCGTCGAGGTGCTGTTCGCCGACCTGGCCAAGAGTGCGGGCCAGGACCCGCGGCTGGACGCGCATGTCGAGCGTCTGCGACCGCAGCTGGAGGATCTGGAGACGATCCAGTACCGGGCCCGCAGGGTCGCCGAGGACATCTGCCTGGCGCTGCAGGGCTCGCTACTGGTGCGTCACGGCCATCCTGCTGTTGCCGAAGCGTTCCTGGCCACCCGGCTCGGCGGCCAGTGGGGCGGCGCCTACGGCACCATGCCCACTGGGCTGGATCTGGCGCCGATCCTCGAGCGTGCGATGGTCAAGGGATGA
- a CDS encoding crotonase/enoyl-CoA hydratase family protein, whose protein sequence is MSEPVRVERNGPVTTVILNRPEARNAVNGPTAAALFAAFEEFDRDDAASVAVLWGDGGTFCAGADLKAFGTPDANQVHRTGPGPMGPTRMVLSKPVIAAVSGYAVAGGLELALWCDMRVAEEDAVFGVFCRRWGVPLIDGGTIRLPRLIGHSRAMDMILTGRGVDATEAHAMGLANRVVPKGQARQAAEELAAQLAALPQQCMRSDRLSALHQWGATESEALDYEFASISRVSAEAMEGAGRFAAGAGRHGASA, encoded by the coding sequence ATGAGCGAGCCTGTGCGGGTAGAGCGCAATGGCCCGGTGACCACCGTGATCCTGAACCGGCCGGAGGCCCGCAACGCCGTCAACGGCCCGACGGCTGCCGCCCTGTTCGCCGCGTTCGAGGAGTTCGACCGCGACGATGCCGCGTCGGTGGCGGTGCTGTGGGGGGACGGTGGAACGTTTTGCGCGGGAGCCGATTTGAAGGCATTCGGCACACCGGACGCCAACCAGGTGCACCGGACCGGCCCCGGGCCGATGGGCCCGACGCGAATGGTGTTGTCCAAGCCCGTGATCGCCGCGGTGAGCGGGTATGCGGTGGCCGGGGGCCTGGAACTGGCGCTGTGGTGCGATATGCGGGTCGCGGAGGAGGACGCGGTCTTCGGGGTGTTCTGCCGGCGCTGGGGCGTCCCGCTGATCGACGGCGGCACCATCCGGCTGCCCCGACTGATCGGCCACAGCCGGGCGATGGACATGATCCTCACCGGCCGCGGCGTCGACGCCACCGAAGCCCACGCGATGGGCCTGGCCAATCGCGTCGTGCCCAAGGGGCAGGCCCGCCAGGCCGCCGAGGAGCTGGCCGCGCAGCTGGCCGCGCTGCCGCAGCAGTGCATGCGATCGGATCGACTCTCGGCGCTACACCAATGGGGCGCAACCGAATCGGAGGCGCTGGACTACGAATTCGCCAGCATCTCCCGCGTCAGCGCCGAGGCGATGGAAGGTGCGGGACGCTTCGCGGCCGGCGCGGGCCGCCACGGCGCCAGCGCTTGA
- a CDS encoding extracellular catalytic domain type 1 short-chain-length polyhydroxyalkanoate depolymerase, with product MIARLAALLGVLATVAACAASPPATAALPDGTSVHTISVGGLDRTYRVYKPAGLPESAPLVVMLHGGFGSARQAEKAYGWNQLADTMKFLVAYPDGVGRAWNTGGGCCGQPSRDGVDDVGFIIATVTEISHAIGVDASRIYATGISNGGIMAYTLACHTGMFAAIGPDAATQLDPCSSPHRTSVMHIHGTGDQNIRYNGGRGAGVAHIDGPPVPQVNAFWRNVDHCAPPTTSTERRVTTSTAECPDNRSVVLMTVDGGGHEWPQFATSTLWRFFAAHAD from the coding sequence ATGATCGCCCGGCTCGCTGCGCTGCTCGGTGTGCTCGCGACGGTGGCGGCATGTGCGGCGTCCCCGCCCGCGACGGCCGCGTTGCCGGACGGTACCAGCGTGCACACGATCAGCGTCGGTGGCCTGGACCGGACCTATCGGGTGTACAAGCCGGCCGGGCTCCCGGAGTCGGCACCGCTGGTGGTCATGCTTCACGGCGGGTTCGGTAGCGCGCGGCAAGCCGAAAAGGCTTACGGCTGGAACCAATTGGCCGACACGATGAAATTTCTGGTCGCTTACCCCGACGGTGTGGGGCGGGCCTGGAACACCGGTGGCGGATGTTGCGGCCAACCCAGCCGCGACGGCGTCGACGACGTCGGCTTCATCATCGCGACCGTCACCGAGATCAGCCACGCGATCGGGGTCGACGCATCGCGGATCTACGCCACCGGGATCAGCAACGGCGGCATCATGGCCTACACGCTGGCGTGCCACACCGGCATGTTCGCGGCCATCGGTCCCGATGCGGCCACCCAACTCGACCCCTGCTCGTCGCCGCATCGCACATCGGTGATGCACATCCATGGGACCGGCGACCAGAACATCCGCTACAACGGCGGACGCGGCGCCGGCGTCGCGCACATCGACGGCCCACCGGTGCCGCAGGTGAATGCCTTCTGGCGCAACGTCGACCACTGCGCGCCGCCCACCACCAGCACCGAGCGCCGGGTCACCACCTCGACCGCCGAGTGTCCCGACAACCGCAGCGTGGTCCTGATGACCGTCGACGGTGGTGGGCACGAGTGGCCGCAATTCGCGACGTCGACGCTGTGGCGGTTTTTCGCGGCACACGCCGACTGA
- a CDS encoding DNA-directed RNA polymerase subunit beta', with protein MLDVNFFDELRIGLATADDIRQWSYGEVKKPETINYRTLKPEKDGLFCEKIFGPTRDWECYCGKYKRVRFKGIICERCGVEVTRAKVRRERMGHIELAAPVTHIWYFKGVPSRLGYLLDLAPKDLEKIIYFAAYVITSVDEEMRHNELSTLEAEMVVEKKAVEDQRDADLEARAQKLEADLAELEAEGAKADARRKVRDGGEREMRQIRDRAQRELDRLEDIWNTFTKLAPKQLIVDENLYRELVDRYGEYFTGAMGAESIQKLIENFDIDAEAEALREVIRNGKGQKKLRALKRLKVVAAFQQSGNSPMGMVLDAVPVIPPELRPMVQLDGGRFATSDLNDLYRRVINRNNRLKRLIDLGAPEIIVNNEKRMLQESVDALFDNGRRGRPVTGPGNRPLKSLSDLLKGKQGRFRQNLLGKRVDYSGRSVIVVGPQLKLHQCGLPKLMALELFKPFVMKRLVDLNHAQNIKSAKRMVERQRPQVWDVLEEVIAEHPVLLNRAPTLHRLGIQAFEPMLVEGKAIQLHPLVCEAFNADFDGDQMAVHLPLSAEAQAEARILMLSSNNILSPASGRPLAMPRLDMVTGLYYLTTEVPGDKGEYVPAAKDRPESGVYASPAEAIMAMDRGVLSVRAKIKVRLSQLRPPAEVEAELFGVNGWQPGDSWMAETTLGRVMFNELLPVGYPFVNKQMHKKVQAAIINDLAERYPMIVVAQTVDKLKDAGFYWATRSGVTVSMADVLVPPRKQEILDSYEERADKVEKQFQRGALNHDERNEALVEIWKEATDEVGQALREHYPDDNPIITIVDSGATGNFTQTRTLAGMKGLVTNPKGEFIPRPIKSSFREGLTVLEYFINTHGARKGLADTALRTADSGYLTRRLVDVSQDVIVREADCGTERGITVELAERAADGTLIRDPFIETSAYARTLGTDAVDEKGNVVVARGHDLGDPEIDALLAAGITHVKVRSVLTCATGTGVCATCYGRSMATGKLVDIGEAVGIVAAQSIGEPGTQLTMRTFHQGGVGEDITGGLPRVQELFEARVPRGKAPIADVTGRVRLEEGERFYKITIVPDDGGEEVVYDKLSKRQRLRVFKHEDGTERLLADGDHVEVGQQLMEGSADPHEVLRVQGPREVQIHLTKEVQEVYRAQGVSIHDKHIEVIVRQMLRRVTIIDSGSTEFLPGSLIDRAEFEAENRRVVAEGGEPAAGRPVLMGITKASLATDSWLSAASFQETTRVLTDAAINCRSDKLNGLKENVIIGKLIPAGTGISRYRNIQVQPTEEARAAAYTIPSYEDQYYSPDFGQATGAAVPLDDYGYSDYR; from the coding sequence GTGTTAGACGTCAACTTCTTCGATGAACTCCGCATCGGCCTGGCCACCGCGGACGACATCAGGCAGTGGTCCTACGGCGAGGTCAAGAAGCCGGAGACCATCAACTACCGCACATTGAAGCCGGAGAAGGACGGCCTGTTCTGCGAGAAGATCTTCGGACCGACTCGCGACTGGGAGTGCTACTGCGGCAAGTACAAGCGGGTGCGCTTCAAGGGCATCATCTGTGAGCGCTGCGGCGTCGAGGTGACTCGCGCCAAGGTGCGCCGTGAGCGGATGGGCCACATCGAGCTGGCCGCGCCGGTGACCCACATCTGGTACTTCAAGGGTGTGCCGTCGCGGCTGGGCTACCTGCTGGACCTGGCACCCAAGGACCTCGAGAAGATCATCTACTTTGCGGCGTACGTGATCACGTCTGTCGACGAGGAGATGCGGCACAACGAGCTGTCCACGCTCGAGGCCGAGATGGTCGTCGAGAAGAAGGCGGTCGAGGACCAGCGCGACGCCGACCTGGAGGCCCGCGCCCAGAAGCTCGAGGCCGACCTGGCCGAGCTGGAGGCCGAAGGCGCGAAAGCCGATGCGCGGCGCAAGGTTCGCGACGGCGGCGAGCGGGAGATGCGCCAGATCCGCGACCGGGCCCAGCGCGAGCTGGACCGGCTGGAGGACATCTGGAACACCTTCACCAAGCTGGCCCCCAAGCAGCTGATCGTCGACGAGAACCTCTACCGCGAGCTCGTCGACCGCTACGGCGAGTACTTCACCGGCGCCATGGGTGCGGAGTCGATCCAGAAGCTCATCGAGAACTTCGACATCGACGCCGAGGCCGAGGCGCTGCGCGAGGTCATCCGAAACGGCAAGGGGCAAAAGAAGCTTCGCGCTTTGAAGCGTCTGAAGGTGGTGGCTGCGTTCCAGCAGTCCGGCAACTCGCCGATGGGCATGGTGCTCGACGCCGTCCCGGTGATCCCGCCGGAGCTGCGTCCGATGGTGCAGCTCGACGGTGGCCGGTTCGCCACGTCCGACCTGAACGACCTGTACCGCCGGGTGATCAACCGCAACAACCGGCTCAAGAGGCTGATCGACCTCGGTGCGCCCGAGATCATCGTCAACAACGAGAAGCGGATGCTGCAGGAGTCGGTCGACGCGCTGTTCGACAACGGCCGCCGCGGCCGCCCGGTCACCGGGCCGGGTAACCGTCCGCTGAAGTCGCTTTCGGATCTGCTGAAAGGTAAGCAGGGCCGGTTCCGCCAGAACCTGCTCGGTAAGCGTGTCGACTACTCCGGCCGTTCGGTCATCGTGGTGGGCCCGCAGCTCAAGCTGCACCAGTGTGGTCTGCCCAAGCTGATGGCGCTCGAGCTGTTCAAGCCGTTCGTGATGAAGCGGCTCGTCGACCTCAACCACGCGCAGAACATCAAGAGCGCCAAGCGGATGGTGGAGCGTCAGCGTCCGCAGGTGTGGGACGTGCTCGAGGAGGTCATCGCCGAGCACCCGGTGCTGCTGAACCGCGCACCCACCCTGCACCGGCTGGGTATCCAGGCCTTCGAGCCGATGCTGGTGGAGGGCAAGGCAATTCAGCTGCACCCGTTGGTGTGTGAGGCGTTCAACGCCGACTTCGACGGCGACCAGATGGCGGTGCACCTGCCGCTGAGTGCCGAGGCGCAGGCCGAGGCCCGCATCCTGATGCTGTCCTCCAACAACATCCTGTCGCCGGCGTCGGGCCGCCCGCTGGCCATGCCGCGGCTGGACATGGTGACCGGGCTGTACTACCTGACCACCGAAGTTCCCGGCGACAAGGGCGAATACGTCCCGGCCGCGAAGGACCGTCCCGAGTCGGGTGTGTACGCCTCGCCGGCCGAGGCGATCATGGCGATGGACCGTGGCGTGCTGTCCGTGCGCGCCAAGATCAAGGTGCGGCTCTCGCAGCTGCGCCCGCCCGCCGAGGTGGAGGCCGAGCTGTTCGGCGTGAATGGTTGGCAGCCAGGGGATTCCTGGATGGCCGAGACCACGCTGGGCCGGGTGATGTTCAACGAACTGCTGCCGGTGGGCTACCCGTTCGTGAACAAGCAGATGCACAAGAAGGTGCAGGCTGCGATCATCAACGATCTGGCCGAGCGCTACCCGATGATCGTCGTCGCGCAGACGGTCGACAAGCTCAAGGACGCCGGCTTCTACTGGGCCACGCGTTCCGGTGTGACGGTGTCGATGGCCGACGTGTTGGTGCCGCCGCGCAAGCAGGAGATCCTCGACTCTTACGAGGAGCGGGCCGACAAGGTCGAAAAGCAGTTCCAGCGTGGTGCTTTGAACCACGACGAGCGCAACGAGGCGCTGGTGGAGATCTGGAAGGAAGCCACCGACGAGGTCGGGCAGGCGCTGCGTGAGCACTACCCAGACGACAACCCGATCATCACGATCGTCGACTCGGGTGCCACCGGTAACTTCACCCAGACCCGGACGCTGGCCGGCATGAAGGGTCTGGTGACCAACCCGAAGGGCGAGTTCATCCCGCGGCCGATCAAGTCGTCGTTCCGGGAGGGCCTGACGGTGTTGGAGTACTTCATCAACACCCACGGCGCCCGAAAGGGCTTGGCGGACACCGCGTTGCGTACCGCCGACTCGGGTTATCTGACCCGTCGTCTGGTGGACGTGAGCCAGGATGTCATCGTCCGCGAAGCCGACTGCGGCACCGAGCGCGGCATCACCGTCGAGCTGGCCGAGCGTGCAGCCGACGGCACCCTGATCCGCGACCCGTTCATCGAAACCTCCGCATACGCCCGCACTTTGGGCACCGACGCGGTGGACGAGAAGGGCAACGTCGTCGTCGCCCGCGGGCACGACCTCGGTGACCCCGAGATCGACGCCTTGCTGGCGGCGGGCATCACTCACGTGAAGGTGCGGTCGGTGCTGACCTGTGCCACCGGCACCGGCGTGTGCGCGACCTGCTACGGGCGCTCGATGGCGACCGGCAAGCTGGTCGACATCGGCGAAGCGGTGGGAATCGTTGCCGCACAGTCGATCGGCGAGCCCGGCACCCAGCTGACCATGCGCACCTTCCACCAGGGTGGTGTCGGTGAGGACATCACCGGTGGTCTGCCCCGCGTGCAGGAGCTGTTCGAGGCCCGGGTGCCGCGCGGTAAGGCGCCGATCGCGGACGTCACCGGCCGGGTGCGCCTGGAGGAGGGCGAGCGGTTCTACAAGATCACGATCGTCCCCGACGACGGCGGCGAGGAAGTGGTCTACGACAAGCTCTCCAAGCGGCAACGCCTGCGGGTGTTCAAGCACGAGGACGGCACCGAGCGGCTGCTCGCCGACGGCGACCACGTCGAGGTGGGCCAGCAGCTCATGGAAGGCTCCGCCGACCCGCACGAGGTGCTGCGCGTGCAGGGCCCGCGCGAGGTGCAGATCCACCTAACCAAGGAGGTCCAGGAGGTCTACCGGGCCCAAGGTGTGTCGATCCACGACAAGCACATCGAGGTGATCGTCCGGCAGATGCTGCGCCGGGTGACGATCATCGACTCGGGTTCGACGGAGTTCCTGCCCGGTTCGCTGATCGACCGCGCGGAGTTCGAGGCCGAGAACCGTCGGGTGGTGGCCGAGGGCGGCGAGCCCGCCGCCGGTCGCCCGGTGCTGATGGGTATCACCAAGGCGTCGCTGGCCACCGACTCGTGGTTGTCGGCGGCGTCGTTCCAGGAGACCACGCGAGTGCTGACCGATGCGGCGATCAACTGCCGCAGCGACAAGCTCAACGGTCTGAAGGAGAACGTGATCATCGGCAAGCTGATCCCGGCCGGGACCGGGATCAGCCGGTACCGCAACATCCAGGTGCAGCCGACCGAGGAGGCCCGGGCCGCCGCGTACACGATCCCGAGCTACGAGGATCAGTACTACAGCCCGGACTTCGGCCAGGCCACCGGTGCCGCGGTCCCGCTGGACGACTACGGGTACTCCGACTACCGGTAA
- a CDS encoding DUF3060 domain-containing protein produces MRAYTILALSAAVVVFGLAGCGSHEKHATPSTSTTSGSTGAQFEVGNTINYGSFGTTTDLDCADGKSLNVGGSNNTLTVKGTCGTVSIGGADNKITFDKIDKQLSVVGLNNTITYKNGDPKVDNLGSGNTINKG; encoded by the coding sequence ATGCGCGCGTACACGATTCTGGCGCTGTCTGCGGCAGTGGTGGTTTTCGGGCTGGCCGGCTGCGGATCGCATGAGAAACACGCGACGCCGTCGACCAGCACCACGAGCGGGAGCACCGGCGCACAGTTCGAGGTCGGCAACACGATCAACTACGGATCGTTCGGAACCACAACCGATCTCGACTGCGCCGACGGGAAGTCGCTGAATGTCGGCGGTTCCAACAACACGCTGACCGTCAAGGGCACCTGCGGGACGGTGAGCATCGGCGGCGCCGACAACAAGATCACCTTCGACAAGATCGACAAGCAACTCAGCGTCGTCGGTCTCAACAACACGATCACCTACAAGAACGGCGACCCCAAAGTCGACAACCTGGGTTCGGGCAACACGATCAACAAGGGCTAG
- a CDS encoding deoxyribonuclease IV, which translates to MLIGSHVSPKDPLGAAAADGADLVQIFLGNPQSWKKPKPRDDAAELKASSIPLYVHAPYLINVASANNRVRIPSRKILQDTCDGAAEVGATAVIVHGGHVDDDDIAAGCERWRKAMERLETEVPVYLENTAGGDHAMARHFETIARLWDHIGDTGIGFCLDTCHAWAAGEALIDAVDRIKAITGRIDLVHCNDSRDAAGSGADRHANIGSGQIDPELLVAVVKAANAPVVCETADEGRKDDIAFLRDRVG; encoded by the coding sequence GTGCTCATCGGTTCGCATGTAAGCCCGAAAGATCCGCTCGGCGCCGCCGCGGCCGACGGCGCCGACTTGGTGCAGATCTTCCTCGGCAATCCGCAGAGCTGGAAGAAGCCGAAACCACGCGACGACGCGGCCGAGCTGAAGGCGTCGAGCATCCCGCTCTACGTCCACGCGCCCTACCTGATCAACGTCGCGTCGGCGAACAACCGGGTACGGATCCCGTCGCGCAAAATTCTCCAGGACACCTGCGATGGGGCTGCCGAGGTCGGGGCCACGGCCGTGATCGTGCACGGGGGCCACGTTGACGACGACGACATCGCCGCCGGTTGCGAACGTTGGCGAAAGGCGATGGAGCGCCTGGAAACCGAGGTGCCGGTCTACCTGGAGAACACCGCGGGCGGTGACCACGCGATGGCCCGCCACTTCGAAACCATCGCCCGGCTCTGGGACCACATCGGCGACACGGGTATCGGTTTCTGCCTGGACACCTGCCACGCGTGGGCGGCCGGCGAGGCGCTTATCGATGCCGTCGACCGCATCAAGGCGATCACCGGCCGCATCGATCTGGTGCACTGCAACGACTCCAGGGACGCGGCGGGCTCGGGCGCGGATCGCCACGCCAACATCGGCTCCGGCCAGATCGATCCCGAGCTGCTGGTCGCCGTGGTGAAAGCGGCCAACGCGCCCGTCGTCTGCGAAACCGCCGACGAAGGCCGCAAGGACGACATCGCCTTCCTGCGCGACCGCGTCGGCTAG
- a CDS encoding DUF3060 domain-containing protein — protein sequence MKWTTLGRTSTACAIAIGFALFAGAPTASAKNGDTHITGEGVEQTVDCNNATLIVNGTSNSVNALGTCWAVTVMGSGNTVVADTVVNDITVYGSDETVYFRNGDPVIWDRGRELGMVNRINRAA from the coding sequence GTGAAATGGACGACCCTTGGCCGCACGTCGACGGCCTGTGCGATCGCCATTGGTTTCGCATTGTTCGCCGGGGCCCCAACCGCATCCGCCAAGAACGGTGACACGCACATCACCGGCGAAGGTGTCGAGCAGACCGTGGACTGCAACAACGCCACGCTGATCGTCAACGGCACGTCCAATTCCGTCAACGCGCTGGGAACCTGCTGGGCGGTGACGGTCATGGGTTCGGGCAACACCGTGGTCGCCGACACTGTCGTCAACGACATCACCGTCTACGGTTCCGACGAGACGGTGTACTTCCGCAACGGCGACCCGGTCATTTGGGATCGCGGTCGCGAACTGGGCATGGTCAACCGGATCAACCGTGCAGCGTGA
- a CDS encoding PaaX family transcriptional regulator C-terminal domain-containing protein yields the protein MRKMTARSVVLSVLLGAHPAWASAAELIRLTSDFGIKEPTLRVALTRMVSGGDLIRSADGYRLSDRLLARQRRQDEAISLRVKPWRGYWTTLIVTSIGTDARTRATLRTTLHDNRFGELREGVWMRPDNMALELDAEIRCRLRILKARDDEPADLAGRLWDLPGWSQAGHGLLDEMAAASDIPGRFVVAAAIVRHLLSDPMLPSELLPADWPGAQLRAAYHDFAAELTKRRDGIQLVEAR from the coding sequence ATGCGCAAGATGACGGCCCGCTCGGTGGTGCTGTCGGTGCTGCTGGGCGCTCACCCCGCATGGGCCAGCGCTGCCGAATTGATCAGGCTCACCAGTGATTTCGGTATCAAAGAGCCCACACTACGGGTCGCGCTGACCAGGATGGTCAGCGGCGGGGACCTCATCCGCTCCGCCGACGGGTACCGCCTGTCCGACCGGCTGCTGGCCCGCCAGCGCCGCCAAGACGAGGCGATCAGCCTGCGGGTAAAGCCGTGGCGCGGCTATTGGACCACCTTGATCGTCACCAGCATCGGCACCGACGCACGCACTCGCGCCACCCTGCGAACCACATTGCACGACAATCGGTTCGGCGAACTGCGCGAAGGGGTGTGGATGCGGCCGGACAACATGGCGCTCGAATTGGACGCCGAGATCCGTTGCCGGCTGCGCATCCTCAAGGCCCGCGACGACGAGCCCGCGGACCTGGCCGGGCGGCTGTGGGATCTGCCGGGGTGGTCGCAGGCCGGCCACGGCTTGCTCGACGAGATGGCCGCCGCCTCCGACATTCCCGGCCGGTTCGTGGTGGCCGCCGCGATCGTTCGCCACCTGCTGAGCGACCCCATGCTGCCGAGCGAACTGCTGCCTGCCGACTGGCCCGGCGCCCAGTTGCGCGCCGCCTACCACGACTTCGCCGCCGAACTGACCAAGCGGCGTGACGGCATCCAACTAGTGGAGGCGAGATGA
- a CDS encoding crotonase/enoyl-CoA hydratase family protein: MTHAIRPVDFDNLKTMTYEVTDRVARITFNRPEKGNAIIADTPLELSALVERADLDPNVHVILVSGRGEGFCAGFDLSAYADRTSSAGGTGPYEGTVLDGKTQAVNHLPNQPWDPMIDYQMMSRFVRGFSSLMHADKPTVVKIHGYCVAGGTDIALHADQVIAASDAKIGYPPTRVWGVPAAGLWAHRLGDQRAKRLLLTGDCITGTQAAEWGLAVEAPDPKDLDERTERLVERIAAVPVNQLIMVKLALNSALLQQGVATSRMVSTVFDGIARHTPEGHAFVADAVEHGFRDAVKHRDQPFGDYGRQASGV, from the coding sequence ATGACTCACGCGATCAGGCCGGTCGACTTCGACAACCTGAAGACGATGACCTACGAGGTCACCGACCGGGTTGCGCGAATCACCTTCAACCGCCCCGAGAAGGGCAACGCGATCATCGCCGACACCCCGCTGGAACTCTCGGCGCTCGTCGAGCGCGCCGACCTGGACCCCAATGTGCACGTCATCTTGGTCTCCGGGCGGGGTGAAGGGTTTTGCGCCGGTTTCGATTTGAGCGCGTATGCCGACCGGACCTCCTCGGCCGGCGGCACCGGGCCGTACGAGGGCACTGTGCTGGACGGTAAGACCCAGGCCGTCAACCATCTGCCCAACCAGCCGTGGGACCCGATGATCGACTACCAGATGATGAGCCGCTTCGTGCGCGGGTTCTCGTCCCTGATGCACGCCGACAAGCCGACGGTGGTCAAGATCCACGGCTACTGCGTGGCCGGCGGCACCGACATCGCGCTGCACGCCGACCAGGTGATCGCCGCCTCCGACGCCAAGATCGGCTACCCGCCGACCAGGGTCTGGGGAGTGCCCGCAGCGGGGCTGTGGGCCCACCGGCTCGGCGACCAGCGCGCCAAACGCCTTCTGCTGACCGGGGATTGCATCACCGGCACGCAAGCCGCCGAGTGGGGCCTGGCGGTCGAGGCGCCGGATCCGAAGGATCTCGACGAGCGCACCGAGAGACTCGTGGAGCGCATCGCCGCGGTACCGGTCAACCAGCTGATCATGGTCAAGCTCGCGCTGAATTCGGCGCTGCTGCAACAAGGTGTGGCGACCAGCAGAATGGTCAGCACCGTGTTCGACGGCATCGCCCGGCACACCCCGGAGGGTCATGCGTTCGTCGCCGACGCCGTCGAGCACGGCTTCCGCGACGCTGTCAAGCATCGCGACCAGCCGTTCGGCGACTACGGCCGCCAAGCATCCGGGGTCTAG